The Streptomyces sp. NBC_01197 genome window below encodes:
- a CDS encoding GntR family transcriptional regulator: MPASGAVTRSTLRQQIADALRDEVLAGRLQPGEVFTVKQIAEGYGVSATPVREALVEMSAQGLLDSDQHKGFRVHQFSVDDYCAMVEARSLIIDGIFRRLTLRGVAGEPLLSVRRRAEEAGQAARSGSLEILIGYDLRFWRELGALTGNSYISDFLHRLRVQCWVFAVPYLRGRSELTDWLWQGHEELADAVTSGDGDQAHAVIDAYNAQAVRWAEQLRATGAAPPPGGAPPEEQRPAAGPSDDGDAR, encoded by the coding sequence ATGCCCGCGAGCGGAGCGGTGACCCGCAGTACTCTGCGGCAGCAGATCGCCGACGCGCTGCGTGACGAGGTGCTTGCGGGCCGTCTTCAGCCGGGCGAGGTCTTCACCGTCAAGCAGATCGCCGAAGGGTACGGGGTCTCGGCGACCCCGGTCCGTGAGGCGCTCGTCGAGATGTCCGCCCAGGGGCTGCTCGACTCGGACCAGCACAAGGGGTTCCGGGTCCACCAGTTCTCGGTCGACGACTACTGCGCCATGGTCGAGGCCCGGTCGCTGATCATCGACGGGATCTTCCGGCGGCTCACGCTGCGGGGCGTGGCGGGGGAGCCGCTGCTCTCCGTACGCCGCCGGGCCGAGGAGGCCGGGCAGGCCGCGCGTTCCGGCAGTCTGGAGATCCTCATCGGCTACGACCTGCGGTTCTGGCGTGAGCTCGGCGCGCTCACCGGCAACTCCTACATCTCCGACTTCCTGCACCGGCTGCGCGTGCAGTGCTGGGTGTTCGCGGTGCCGTATCTGCGTGGCCGCTCCGAACTGACCGACTGGCTGTGGCAGGGCCACGAGGAGCTGGCCGACGCGGTGACGAGCGGCGACGGCGACCAGGCACACGCGGTGATCGACGCGTACAACGCACAAGCCGTCCGCTGGGCGGAGCAGCTGCGCGCCACCGGTGCGGCCCCGCCACCCGGCGGCGCTCCACCGGAGGAGCAGCGGCCGGCCGCAGGGCCGTCCGACGACGGGGACGCCCGGTGA
- a CDS encoding glycosyltransferase family 39 protein — protein MWGIRRDGTLWGDEAVTYEMAHRGVAGIWRTLATVDAVHGLYYLLMHAVFALHDGGLTTLRLPSVLATSAASAGVGLIGHRLAGPRAGLFAGLAMPLIPAVQRYAQEGRSYALVCALVVWATWLLLAKRWTAYGSVMLVACLLHEFAVLAVAAHGVTVFARRAGRAGFALSRRAFTWAAAGVAVGLAPLAVFSTTQSAQVEWIGRPGVSTLAGYAALTAAALLCRRFGPAPGVRALALPLLLVPSWLLLAVSYVHPLYVDRYVLFCSAGLALLTGAVLDHCWSRAVGLAAVAAALVALLPVGLELRTPQSRKNDVTAVSTAVEAAGRPGDGLLFTPARRRVWTLWRPADFRGLTDLSLSRTPRASHTLSGTESAPGRIRDRIRAARRIVVVSDLPGQPLDTGAREAVKRRALRTYFVSCGSREITSALITVYARPGGCPSAWP, from the coding sequence ATGTGGGGGATCAGGCGCGACGGCACGCTCTGGGGCGACGAGGCGGTGACCTACGAGATGGCGCACCGCGGCGTCGCCGGGATCTGGCGCACGCTCGCCACCGTGGACGCCGTGCACGGGCTCTACTACCTGCTGATGCACGCCGTGTTCGCACTCCATGACGGCGGACTCACCACGCTGCGGCTGCCGTCCGTGCTCGCCACGTCCGCTGCCTCCGCCGGCGTCGGGCTCATCGGCCACCGGCTGGCCGGGCCGCGTGCGGGGCTGTTCGCCGGGCTTGCCATGCCGCTGATCCCGGCCGTGCAGCGGTACGCGCAGGAGGGCCGCTCGTACGCGCTGGTCTGCGCCCTGGTCGTCTGGGCGACGTGGCTGCTGCTCGCGAAACGCTGGACCGCGTACGGCTCGGTGATGCTGGTGGCCTGTCTGCTGCACGAGTTCGCGGTGCTGGCGGTGGCCGCGCACGGTGTGACGGTGTTCGCGCGGCGGGCCGGGCGGGCCGGGTTCGCGCTGTCACGGCGGGCGTTCACCTGGGCGGCCGCAGGCGTCGCGGTCGGTCTCGCGCCGCTCGCCGTGTTCTCCACCACGCAGTCAGCCCAGGTCGAATGGATCGGCAGACCCGGCGTCAGCACGCTCGCCGGGTACGCGGCACTGACCGCCGCCGCGCTGCTCTGCCGCCGGTTCGGCCCGGCTCCCGGGGTACGGGCGCTCGCGCTCCCGCTGCTGCTCGTCCCCAGCTGGCTGCTGCTGGCGGTGTCCTACGTCCACCCGCTGTACGTCGACCGCTATGTCCTCTTCTGCTCCGCCGGATTGGCGCTGCTGACCGGTGCGGTCCTGGACCACTGCTGGTCACGCGCGGTCGGGCTCGCGGCGGTGGCCGCCGCCCTGGTCGCGCTGCTCCCGGTCGGCCTGGAGCTGCGGACCCCGCAGAGCCGGAAGAACGACGTGACGGCGGTCTCCACGGCCGTCGAAGCCGCCGGGCGCCCCGGTGACGGGCTCCTCTTCACCCCCGCGAGGCGCCGGGTGTGGACGCTGTGGCGGCCCGCTGATTTTCGCGGGCTGACCGATCTCTCCCTCAGCCGCACGCCACGCGCCTCCCACACCCTGTCCGGCACCGAGTCGGCGCCGGGCCGTATCCGCGACCGGATCCGCGCCGCGCGGCGGATCGTGGTCGTCTCCGATCTGCCCGGTCAGCCGTTGGACACTGGTGCCCGCGAGGCGGTGAAGCGCCGCGCGCTGCGAACGTACTTCGTGAGCTGCGGCAGCCGGGAGATCACCTCGGCCCTGATCACCGTCTACGCCCGCCCCGGAGGATGCCCGTCCGCCTGGCCGTAG
- a CDS encoding YbaB/EbfC family nucleoid-associated protein yields the protein MIPGGGQPNMQQLLQQAQKMQQDLAQAQEELARTEVDGQAGGGLVKATVTGSGELRGLVIDPKAVDPEDTETLADLIVAAVHAANENASALQQQKLGPLAQGLGGMPGLGI from the coding sequence GTGATTCCCGGTGGTGGCCAGCCCAATATGCAGCAGCTGCTTCAGCAGGCCCAGAAGATGCAGCAGGATCTCGCGCAGGCTCAGGAGGAACTGGCACGGACCGAGGTCGACGGCCAGGCGGGCGGCGGTCTGGTCAAGGCCACCGTCACCGGCTCCGGTGAGCTGCGCGGCCTGGTGATCGATCCCAAGGCCGTCGATCCCGAGGACACTGAGACCCTGGCGGACCTGATCGTCGCCGCGGTCCACGCCGCCAACGAGAACGCTTCGGCGCTCCAGCAGCAGAAGCTCGGTCCGCTCGCCCAGGGGCTCGGCGGTATGCCGGGTCTCGGTATCTGA
- the hemC gene encoding hydroxymethylbilane synthase: MAQYLVGSRASNLAKAQVREYLKPLRERYPEVTFTHRVILEGGDKDRRAAMSSVSAVSGGSAFSTEQEAALVRGDVDVVIHSLKDLPTSNPPALVLLPPPAREDVRDALCGSTLAGLRKGARVGTGAPRRIGQLLAVRPDLEMVPIRGNVPPRLKKIETMGLDAVVLAAAGIHRLGLDDAIGELLPLDKFPPSPGQGALGIQVREDNTALREILVGAGDITVDAAVRAERSLLAELHGGCSVPLGAYAELLADGSLGLSGQVTSLDGTEQISARLTGSPDEPEKLGAALAALLVDQGVLPLLDAARAATAAGAA; encoded by the coding sequence GTGGCGCAGTACCTCGTCGGCTCGCGCGCGAGCAACCTTGCCAAAGCTCAGGTCCGCGAATATCTGAAGCCCTTGCGGGAGCGGTATCCCGAGGTCACCTTCACCCACCGGGTGATCCTCGAAGGGGGCGACAAGGACCGCAGGGCGGCGATGTCCAGTGTGAGCGCCGTCAGCGGTGGTTCCGCTTTCAGCACCGAGCAGGAAGCAGCCCTGGTACGGGGTGACGTGGACGTCGTCATCCACTCGCTCAAGGACCTTCCCACGTCGAATCCGCCCGCACTCGTCCTGCTGCCCCCGCCGGCGCGCGAGGACGTGCGGGACGCGCTCTGCGGCTCCACTCTCGCGGGGCTCCGGAAGGGCGCCCGCGTGGGTACCGGTGCGCCGCGCCGTATCGGGCAGCTGCTCGCCGTGCGGCCCGACCTCGAAATGGTGCCGATCCGGGGGAACGTGCCGCCCCGGCTGAAGAAGATCGAAACGATGGGCCTGGACGCGGTCGTCCTCGCCGCCGCGGGGATCCACCGGCTCGGCCTCGACGACGCGATCGGTGAACTGCTGCCGCTCGACAAGTTTCCGCCGAGCCCCGGCCAGGGGGCGCTGGGGATTCAGGTACGCGAGGACAACACGGCTCTGCGCGAAATCCTCGTCGGCGCGGGCGACATCACCGTGGACGCGGCGGTACGGGCGGAGCGCTCCCTGCTCGCCGAGCTGCACGGGGGCTGCAGTGTCCCCCTGGGTGCGTACGCCGAACTCCTCGCGGACGGCAGCCTCGGTCTGTCCGGCCAGGTGACGTCGCTGGACGGCACCGAGCAGATCTCGGCACGGCTCACCGGTTCACCCGATGAACCGGAGAAGCTCGGCGCTGCCCTGGCCGCCCTGCTCGTCGACCAGGGCGTACTGCCCCTGCTCGACGCGGCGCGGGCCGCCACCGCCGCCGGGGCCGCGTGA
- a CDS encoding SLATT domain-containing protein: MDTWTCTGAGTLADPGADLTGEPFPPGDWGEPVERLDELYRWVESAALRTAGWYLADRTWKRRGARALRAGAAGGAIVGALLPLLDLAAGLHGAAEWGYPALLAGVACAAGDRWFGLTAGWMRDVATAQAVQRRLQVLQFDWASESVREALGPAEGTASEATERCLGVLRRFSDDMTDLVRGETAEWMIGFRTGGAVPVSVRGPGEARGGEPAPVGRAAPAMGVRPNMPRQRPPEQPSR, translated from the coding sequence ATGGACACCTGGACGTGCACAGGCGCCGGCACCCTCGCCGATCCGGGCGCGGACCTGACCGGTGAACCGTTTCCGCCGGGTGACTGGGGCGAGCCGGTCGAGCGCCTGGACGAGCTGTACCGGTGGGTGGAGTCGGCCGCTCTGCGGACCGCGGGCTGGTACCTGGCCGACCGGACCTGGAAGCGCCGGGGGGCGCGGGCCCTGCGGGCGGGGGCGGCCGGGGGTGCGATCGTGGGGGCGTTACTGCCGCTGCTCGACCTGGCGGCCGGTCTGCACGGTGCGGCGGAGTGGGGCTATCCGGCGCTGCTGGCCGGAGTGGCGTGCGCGGCGGGCGACCGCTGGTTCGGGCTGACCGCCGGCTGGATGCGCGACGTGGCGACGGCGCAGGCGGTGCAGCGGCGGCTCCAGGTGCTCCAGTTCGACTGGGCGTCGGAGAGCGTCCGCGAGGCGCTCGGCCCGGCGGAGGGCACGGCGAGCGAGGCCACCGAACGCTGCCTGGGAGTGCTGCGCAGGTTCTCGGACGACATGACCGACCTCGTACGGGGTGAGACGGCGGAGTGGATGATCGGGTTCCGTACGGGCGGCGCGGTGCCCGTGTCGGTGCGGGGCCCCGGGGAAGCGCGCGGCGGCGAGCCGGCGCCCGTGGGCCGCGCGGCGCCGGCGATGGGCGTACGCCCGAACATGCCGCGCCAGCGCCCACCGGAGCAGCCCTCGCGCTAG
- a CDS encoding NAD-dependent epimerase/dehydratase family protein translates to MRVLVTGGAGFIGSHIVADLTARGHEPVVFDALLAAAHAQRPTPTGAEWIEADVRDRAAVEKALHGVDAVCHQAAMVGLGKHFADAPDYVSCNDLGTAVLLAAMEGAGVRDLVLAGSMVVYGEGRYDCARHGVVRPGPRSPADLEAGRFEPVCPQCGDEVAPGLVTEEAPVDPRNVYATTKLAQEHLAAAWARATGGRAVALRYHNVYGPGMPRDTPYAGVASFFRSALARGTAPVVFEDGGQRRDFVHVRDIASANTAALEGVPARADGELRAYNVGSGEPHTILDMAQQLATAYPGPAPLVTGEYRLGDVRHITASSARIRAELGWLPSVPFADGVAEFAHASMRPSAVAPA, encoded by the coding sequence ATGCGTGTACTTGTCACTGGAGGCGCGGGTTTCATCGGCTCGCACATCGTCGCCGACCTGACCGCCCGGGGGCACGAACCGGTCGTGTTCGACGCCCTGTTGGCCGCGGCGCACGCCCAGCGGCCGACCCCCACCGGAGCGGAGTGGATCGAGGCCGACGTCCGGGACAGGGCAGCGGTGGAGAAGGCCCTGCACGGTGTGGACGCGGTCTGCCACCAGGCTGCGATGGTCGGCCTCGGCAAGCACTTCGCCGACGCGCCGGACTATGTGAGCTGCAACGACCTGGGCACCGCTGTGCTGCTCGCGGCCATGGAGGGCGCGGGCGTGCGCGACCTGGTGCTGGCCGGGTCCATGGTGGTCTACGGGGAGGGCCGTTACGACTGCGCCCGGCACGGCGTCGTACGCCCCGGCCCGCGCTCACCCGCCGATCTCGAAGCGGGCCGGTTCGAGCCCGTGTGCCCGCAGTGCGGCGACGAAGTGGCGCCGGGCCTGGTCACCGAGGAAGCGCCGGTCGACCCGAGGAACGTGTACGCGACGACGAAGCTCGCCCAGGAACACCTGGCCGCGGCGTGGGCCCGGGCGACCGGCGGCCGGGCGGTCGCGCTGCGCTACCACAACGTGTACGGGCCCGGGATGCCCCGGGACACCCCGTACGCGGGTGTGGCGTCCTTCTTCCGCTCGGCCCTGGCACGCGGCACCGCGCCGGTCGTGTTCGAAGACGGCGGGCAGCGGCGGGACTTCGTCCATGTGCGGGACATCGCGTCCGCCAACACCGCGGCGCTGGAAGGGGTCCCGGCCCGCGCGGACGGGGAGCTGCGCGCGTACAACGTGGGCAGCGGCGAACCGCACACCATCCTGGACATGGCGCAGCAGCTCGCCACGGCGTACCCGGGGCCGGCCCCGCTGGTCACCGGGGAGTACCGGCTGGGCGACGTCCGCCACATCACGGCGTCCTCCGCGCGGATCCGGGCCGAACTGGGCTGGCTGCCTTCGGTGCCGTTCGCCGACGGGGTGGCGGAGTTCGCGCACGCGTCAATGCGGCCGTCGGCCGTGGCCCCGGCCTGA
- a CDS encoding alkaline phosphatase D family protein has protein sequence MQSYTFLRICLRSALQPISEATVAGMTARPLHRRQFVRIVTAASGVAAMGATHVSEASAVEPATGPWLRDTAASEMFAHGVASGDPMHDRVIIWTRVTPTSACMPGQDSGPATDVTWEVSEDPAFQHIVRTGTARTDADRDHTVHIDVIGLRAACTYHYRFQAGNQTSPVGRTRTAPEPSSQAGVRFGVVSCANYRAGYYTAYRHLAGRRDLDAVIHLGDYIYEQGPQGTDVRALSPTHKCVSLADYRARHGQCRTDPDLQALHAAAPFIATWDDHEVCGNAWSGGAGDHDPATEGSWADRAAAAKRAYFEWLPVRQSLANSTRRRLHFGTLVDLTMLDLRSFRSEQVAPTDAAGISDPSRTLLGRSQMAWFKDGLARTTATWQLIGSSVVAMPWLVPTGRPEPATSVNTDAWDGYQADQNELFTHLRNHGTRNAVILSGDVHSSWAGQVPAQGGGTPLASQFVVSSITSPTLGSVSDGLSAHAVLAVNPHLSWGDVASNGCGIVDVNADRVQFDWYKTADRTLPDSPVTHLTSYAVAGGSGSLTAVDNPV, from the coding sequence GTGCAGTCTTATACCTTCCTGAGAATATGCCTGCGGTCCGCCTTGCAGCCGATCTCCGAGGCTACGGTGGCCGGTATGACAGCTCGTCCACTGCACCGCCGCCAGTTCGTACGTATCGTGACCGCGGCTTCGGGCGTCGCCGCCATGGGTGCGACCCACGTGTCCGAAGCCTCAGCCGTCGAGCCCGCCACCGGCCCGTGGCTCCGCGACACCGCGGCGTCGGAGATGTTCGCGCACGGCGTCGCTTCCGGAGATCCGATGCACGATCGCGTGATCATCTGGACGCGCGTCACCCCCACTTCAGCGTGCATGCCCGGCCAGGACAGCGGACCGGCCACCGACGTGACATGGGAGGTCTCCGAAGACCCGGCCTTCCAGCACATCGTTCGAACCGGCACGGCCCGTACCGATGCCGACCGCGACCACACGGTGCACATCGACGTGATCGGACTACGTGCTGCCTGCACGTACCACTACCGGTTCCAGGCGGGAAACCAGACCTCACCGGTCGGCCGCACCCGCACCGCTCCCGAGCCCAGTTCCCAGGCCGGCGTCCGGTTCGGCGTTGTCTCCTGCGCCAATTACCGCGCCGGGTACTACACCGCCTACCGCCACCTCGCGGGCCGCCGCGACCTCGATGCGGTCATCCACCTCGGTGACTACATATACGAGCAGGGGCCCCAGGGCACCGACGTGCGGGCCCTGTCCCCGACGCATAAGTGCGTCTCGCTCGCCGACTACCGTGCCCGGCACGGCCAGTGTCGCACCGACCCGGATTTGCAGGCCCTTCACGCGGCTGCGCCGTTCATTGCCACCTGGGACGACCACGAAGTGTGCGGCAATGCGTGGTCCGGCGGAGCGGGCGACCACGATCCCGCTACAGAAGGCTCCTGGGCCGACCGGGCCGCAGCGGCCAAGCGAGCCTATTTCGAGTGGTTGCCGGTACGCCAATCCCTGGCCAACTCCACACGTCGGCGCCTGCACTTCGGCACGCTCGTCGACCTGACCATGCTGGACCTGCGCAGCTTCCGGTCCGAGCAAGTCGCCCCGACTGACGCAGCCGGAATAAGCGATCCGTCACGGACTCTGCTCGGCCGCTCTCAGATGGCGTGGTTCAAGGACGGGCTCGCACGCACCACCGCCACCTGGCAACTTATCGGCAGTTCCGTCGTAGCCATGCCGTGGCTCGTGCCCACCGGCCGACCCGAACCTGCCACCTCGGTCAACACGGACGCGTGGGACGGTTACCAGGCGGACCAGAACGAACTGTTCACGCATCTGCGCAACCACGGCACGCGCAACGCGGTGATCCTCAGCGGGGACGTGCACTCCTCGTGGGCGGGACAAGTACCCGCCCAGGGCGGCGGAACTCCTCTCGCCTCACAGTTCGTCGTCTCCTCGATCACCAGCCCGACACTCGGCAGCGTCAGCGACGGTCTGTCGGCGCATGCCGTCCTCGCGGTGAATCCCCATTTGTCGTGGGGCGATGTCGCATCGAACGGATGCGGCATCGTCGATGTCAACGCTGATCGGGTCCAGTTCGACTGGTACAAGACCGCCGATCGCACACTGCCGGACAGCCCGGTCACCCACCTCACCTCCTATGCAGTGGCCGGAGGGTCCGGCAGTCTGACCGCTGTCGACAACCCGGTCTGA
- a CDS encoding MBL fold metallo-hydrolase produces the protein MAPAQRRRDRSAPSAEGGIPDDEDRLRNTEGPLSRRRLLGASAAVLAAGGTAATAIGADPARAAEAASSSARPARVSPEGTELFLLGTAGGPPPVTTRAGTASALSVRGKVYVVDCGRSAVTQYGRTGLRFQDLKSVFITHLHIDHIADYANFILLGAHGVNDVGDAVLSPFDAYGPGPAGALPEAYGGGQAGTVDPADPTPGLQDLTEKSLEATAYSSNIFMRESGRPDPHTHVDVREIKLPPGAGADPVRNTAPDMEPFVVMDDGTVRVSAVLVPHGLVFPCFAYRFDTPDGSVVFSGDTALSDNMVRLARGADILVHEVIDLDFYRNSTGYSEALLHHMAAAHTDVTEVGPLAQRCGVHTLVLTHITPADTFLVSHGSWLRRAQQGFHGRVLVGSDLDRIPLTGHR, from the coding sequence ATGGCACCTGCTCAGCGCCGCCGAGACCGCTCCGCCCCCTCCGCCGAGGGCGGGATCCCCGATGACGAGGACCGGCTCCGCAACACGGAGGGGCCCCTCTCCCGACGCCGGCTGCTCGGCGCCTCCGCCGCCGTCCTCGCCGCGGGCGGGACGGCGGCGACCGCCATCGGCGCGGACCCTGCCCGAGCGGCCGAAGCGGCTTCGTCGAGCGCGCGCCCCGCGCGGGTCTCCCCGGAGGGAACCGAACTGTTCCTGCTGGGCACCGCCGGCGGCCCGCCGCCGGTCACCACCCGGGCCGGAACCGCCTCCGCGCTCTCCGTACGCGGAAAGGTCTACGTAGTCGACTGCGGGCGCTCCGCCGTCACCCAGTACGGCAGGACCGGGCTGAGGTTCCAGGACCTCAAGTCGGTCTTCATCACCCACCTGCACATCGACCACATCGCCGACTACGCCAACTTCATCCTGCTGGGCGCGCACGGTGTCAACGACGTGGGTGACGCCGTCCTGTCCCCGTTCGACGCCTACGGCCCCGGCCCGGCGGGCGCGCTGCCGGAGGCCTACGGCGGCGGGCAGGCGGGGACCGTCGACCCGGCCGATCCGACGCCCGGTCTCCAGGACCTGACGGAGAAGTCCCTCGAAGCCACCGCGTACAGCAGCAACATCTTCATGCGCGAGTCCGGCCGCCCCGACCCGCACACACATGTCGACGTGCGCGAGATCAAACTGCCTCCCGGGGCGGGCGCCGACCCGGTCCGGAACACCGCGCCGGACATGGAGCCGTTCGTGGTCATGGACGACGGAACGGTTCGCGTCAGTGCGGTCCTGGTCCCGCACGGGCTGGTCTTCCCCTGCTTCGCGTACCGCTTCGACACCCCGGACGGCTCGGTGGTCTTCTCCGGGGACACCGCGCTGTCCGACAACATGGTCCGGCTGGCGCGGGGCGCCGACATCCTTGTGCACGAGGTGATCGACCTCGACTTCTACCGCAACAGCACCGGCTACAGCGAAGCGCTGCTGCACCACATGGCGGCGGCGCACACCGACGTCACCGAGGTCGGACCACTGGCCCAGCGCTGCGGAGTGCACACGCTGGTGCTCACCCACATCACCCCGGCCGACACCTTCCTGGTCTCCCACGGCTCCTGGCTGCGCCGGGCCCAACAGGGCTTCCACGGCCGGGTGCTGGTCGGCAGCGACCTCGACCGGATCCCGCTGACCGGCCACCGCTGA
- a CDS encoding dolichyl-phosphate beta-glucosyltransferase, protein MSVVEPQAAELTVALSVVVPAYNEEGRLGPTLDAVRTYLDGRSGSWELVVVDDGSADGTARIAREAAAADPRVRLVSSPGNRGKGHALRLGVAASKGVRVLVTDADLATPIEELARLTQELETGYEAAVGSRAHPDSSVEVHQGRLREAMGRMGNRLIRAVAVPGIRDTQCGFKLLDGDKAREAFADARLDGWGIDVEILQYFRRQGWAVAEVPVRWSHQEGSKVGPLDYLRVLAELIRLKARAVRGTDLAVCGLFLLASVLLYKNLWADLGHGYLRDSLQDQNQWEWFFAVTADNVAHLHNPLFTTAQNFPAGVNLMGNTPMLGLSVPLAPVTLAFGPTVTWALVLTGGLAATAAGWYWLIARRLVRNRWAAALGGALAAFAPPMISHGNAHPNFLALFMIPVIIDRALRLCEGGNVVRDGVLLGLFATYQIFLGEEPFLLAALGMLLFALAYGLLRREVARAAWRPLLKGLGIAALTALPLVGYPLGWQFFGPQSYHSVLHGNNAGNSPRALLEFSGRSLFGSDATADKLALNRTEQNAFYGWPLVALAFAITVRLWRRTLVRALAFTAVAAAVLSLGQKIRIPYTDVVFPGPWRLLAHRPLFESVIEGRVAMICAPALGVLVALAADRLIRTRVRAYRAFGGLAVAAALVPIVPTPMPVQSRPDVPAFIADGMWKKYVAPGESVVPVPLPDPGSAEALHWQSATGVHFPVPGGYFNGPYGAERTGIYGAPPRYTSNLFRDVRYGAKIPAIGPNWQAQARYDLAYWKAGVVVIPPEDNDAALYVTVEKLLGRPGQRIGGAWVWPVGRGGS, encoded by the coding sequence GTGAGCGTCGTGGAGCCGCAGGCCGCGGAGCTGACGGTGGCGCTGTCCGTCGTCGTGCCCGCGTACAACGAGGAGGGGCGCCTCGGCCCCACGCTGGACGCCGTCCGGACGTATCTGGACGGGCGGTCCGGCAGCTGGGAGCTGGTGGTCGTCGACGACGGTTCGGCGGACGGCACCGCGCGCATCGCCCGCGAGGCCGCCGCCGCCGACCCCCGGGTCCGGCTGGTCAGCAGCCCGGGCAACCGCGGCAAGGGGCACGCCCTGCGGCTCGGTGTGGCCGCGTCGAAGGGCGTACGGGTGCTGGTCACCGACGCCGATCTGGCCACGCCCATCGAGGAGTTGGCCCGGCTGACCCAGGAGCTGGAGACCGGGTACGAGGCCGCGGTCGGTTCGCGGGCGCATCCCGATTCCAGCGTCGAGGTGCACCAGGGGCGGCTGCGCGAGGCGATGGGGCGGATGGGCAACCGGCTCATACGGGCCGTGGCCGTCCCCGGTATCCGCGACACCCAGTGCGGATTCAAGCTCCTGGACGGCGACAAGGCACGCGAGGCGTTCGCCGACGCACGGCTCGACGGGTGGGGCATCGACGTCGAGATCCTCCAGTACTTCCGGCGCCAGGGGTGGGCGGTCGCCGAGGTCCCGGTGCGCTGGTCGCACCAGGAGGGCTCCAAGGTCGGGCCGCTGGACTATCTGCGAGTACTCGCCGAGCTGATCCGGCTGAAGGCCCGCGCGGTGCGCGGCACCGACCTGGCGGTCTGCGGTCTCTTCCTGCTGGCGTCCGTGCTGCTCTACAAGAACCTCTGGGCCGACCTCGGCCACGGCTACCTCCGCGACTCGCTCCAGGACCAGAACCAGTGGGAGTGGTTCTTCGCGGTCACCGCGGACAACGTCGCCCATCTGCACAACCCGCTCTTCACCACCGCGCAGAACTTCCCGGCCGGGGTGAACCTCATGGGCAACACCCCCATGCTGGGGCTCTCCGTCCCGCTCGCCCCGGTGACGCTGGCGTTCGGGCCGACCGTGACCTGGGCGCTGGTGCTGACCGGCGGGCTCGCCGCGACGGCCGCCGGCTGGTACTGGCTGATCGCCAGGCGGCTGGTCCGCAACCGGTGGGCGGCGGCGCTCGGCGGCGCGCTCGCCGCCTTCGCGCCGCCGATGATCTCGCACGGCAACGCGCACCCCAACTTCCTGGCGCTGTTCATGATCCCGGTCATCATCGACCGGGCGCTGCGGCTCTGCGAGGGGGGGAACGTCGTACGGGACGGGGTGCTGCTCGGCCTCTTCGCCACGTACCAGATCTTCCTCGGCGAGGAGCCGTTCCTGCTGGCGGCCCTCGGCATGCTGCTCTTCGCCCTGGCCTACGGGCTGCTGCGCAGGGAGGTGGCGCGGGCGGCGTGGCGCCCGCTGCTCAAGGGGCTCGGGATCGCCGCGCTGACCGCGCTGCCGCTGGTCGGGTACCCGCTGGGCTGGCAGTTCTTCGGCCCGCAGAGCTACCACAGCGTGCTGCACGGGAACAACGCGGGCAACAGCCCGCGCGCCCTTCTGGAGTTCTCCGGACGGTCGCTGTTCGGCAGCGACGCGACGGCCGACAAGCTGGCACTCAACCGGACCGAGCAGAACGCCTTCTACGGCTGGCCGCTGGTGGCGCTGGCCTTCGCGATCACGGTACGGCTGTGGCGGCGCACCCTGGTCAGAGCGCTGGCGTTCACCGCGGTGGCCGCCGCGGTCCTCTCCCTGGGCCAGAAGATCCGTATCCCGTACACGGACGTGGTGTTCCCAGGACCGTGGCGGCTGCTGGCGCACCGGCCGCTCTTCGAGTCGGTGATCGAGGGCCGGGTCGCGATGATCTGTGCCCCCGCGCTCGGCGTGCTGGTCGCGCTGGCGGCCGACCGGCTCATCCGTACCCGCGTCCGCGCGTACCGGGCCTTTGGGGGGCTGGCCGTCGCGGCCGCGCTGGTCCCGATCGTCCCCACCCCGATGCCGGTGCAGAGCCGCCCGGACGTCCCGGCGTTCATCGCCGACGGCATGTGGAAGAAGTACGTGGCCCCCGGCGAGTCCGTGGTCCCGGTGCCGCTGCCCGACCCGGGCAGCGCGGAGGCCCTGCACTGGCAGTCGGCCACCGGGGTCCACTTCCCGGTGCCCGGCGGCTACTTCAACGGGCCGTACGGGGCGGAGCGCACCGGCATCTACGGAGCGCCGCCCCGCTACACGTCGAACCTCTTCCGGGACGTCCGCTACGGCGCGAAGATCCCGGCGATCGGCCCCAACTGGCAGGCGCAGGCGCGCTACGACCTGGCGTACTGGAAGGCCGGCGTGGTCGTCATCCCGCCCGAGGACAACGACGCGGCTCTGTACGTCACCGTGGAGAAACTGCTCGGCAGGCCGGGGCAGCGGATCGGCGGCGCGTGGGTCTGGCCGGTGGGCAGGGGCGGCAGCTGA